The following proteins are co-located in the Bordetella bronchialis genome:
- a CDS encoding mandelate racemase/muconate lactonizing enzyme family protein: protein MTQDHPFQVAKLETFVLRVPADPPVRTSFGIMHDRPAVLVRVTDTDGHRGWGEVWCNFPAVGAEHRARLVDSCIRPLLCDRAWPSPAACFESLSAGVRILAIQSGEAGPLAHAIAGVDTAIWDMVARRAGQPLWKLLGAQDRPGQNTIQVYTSGINPDRPERVAQAKAREGYNAFKLKVGFGDRRDEDNVRALRDAMGPDATLMVDANQAWTPSQAAEMAGRLAAYGLEWLEEPLPADTPWETWRALAAKAPLRIAAGENLRGAESFQAAIEQGGIAVIQPDLGKWGGFSGCLPVVRNVLLRERWYCPHWLGGGVGLTASMHLKAAVGGPGYVEVDSNTNPLRDLLMPEGHAVKDGMVTLSDAPGLGVEPPMARLAPYVVASHGA from the coding sequence ATGACCCAAGACCATCCCTTCCAAGTCGCCAAGCTGGAAACCTTTGTCCTGCGCGTGCCGGCCGATCCGCCGGTGCGCACGTCCTTCGGCATCATGCACGATCGCCCGGCGGTGCTGGTGCGCGTCACCGATACGGACGGACATCGCGGCTGGGGCGAAGTATGGTGCAACTTTCCCGCCGTGGGCGCGGAACACCGGGCACGCCTGGTCGATAGCTGCATACGGCCGCTGCTGTGCGACCGTGCGTGGCCCTCTCCGGCCGCGTGCTTCGAATCGCTGAGCGCAGGCGTGCGCATTTTAGCGATCCAGTCCGGCGAGGCGGGCCCCCTGGCGCACGCGATCGCTGGCGTGGACACGGCCATCTGGGACATGGTGGCGCGGCGCGCCGGCCAGCCCTTGTGGAAGCTGCTGGGCGCGCAGGACCGGCCGGGCCAAAACACCATCCAGGTCTACACCTCGGGCATCAATCCTGACCGGCCGGAGCGGGTGGCGCAGGCCAAGGCACGCGAAGGCTATAACGCCTTCAAACTGAAAGTCGGCTTCGGCGACCGGCGCGACGAGGACAACGTGCGCGCGCTGCGCGATGCGATGGGGCCGGACGCCACCCTCATGGTGGACGCCAACCAGGCGTGGACACCGTCCCAGGCGGCCGAGATGGCCGGCAGGCTGGCCGCCTACGGCCTGGAATGGCTGGAAGAACCCCTGCCCGCCGACACGCCATGGGAAACCTGGCGCGCGCTGGCCGCCAAGGCCCCCCTGCGCATCGCGGCCGGCGAGAATCTGCGCGGCGCCGAGTCCTTCCAGGCGGCCATCGAACAGGGCGGCATCGCCGTCATCCAGCCGGACCTGGGCAAATGGGGCGGCTTCAGCGGCTGCCTGCCGGTCGTGCGGAACGTCCTGCTGCGCGAACGCTGGTACTGCCCGCACTGGCTGGGAGGCGGCGTGGGCTTGACGGCCTCCATGCACCTGAAGGCGGCCGTGGGCGGGCCCGGCTATGTCGAAGTGGATTCCAACACTAATCCCCTGCGCGATCTGCTCATGCCCGAGGGCCATGCGGTGAAGGACGGCATGGTCACGCTGTCGGACGCACCCGGACTGGGCGTCGAGCCGCCCATGGCCCGGCTGGCGCCGTATGTCGTCGCCTCGCACGGGGCCTGA
- a CDS encoding NAD(P)-dependent oxidoreductase, which produces MPTERIVIAEFMDESAVRQLSIEFDTLYQPDLCERREELAALLADADALIVRNRTQVNAGLLDRQTRLQAVGRLGVGLENIDLVHCRGLGIEVIPAVGANAGAVAEYVVCTAMMMLRGDAYLSSREVARGAWPRARLVNGREIAGKTLGIVGLGSVGRATAALARAVGMRVCAHDPALDGKHEAWRDVARHADLDALLRASDAVSVHVPLLDATRGLIDARRLALMPRHAVLVNVARGGVVDEAALADALREGTIAGAAVDVFEDEPLPANSVFEGVPNLVLTPHIAGVTAESNTRVSFAIADAIAQRLRANR; this is translated from the coding sequence ATGCCCACGGAAAGAATCGTTATCGCCGAGTTCATGGACGAAAGCGCGGTCCGCCAGCTGTCCATCGAGTTCGACACCCTCTACCAGCCCGACCTGTGTGAACGGCGCGAGGAACTGGCCGCGCTGCTTGCGGATGCGGACGCGTTGATCGTCCGCAACCGCACACAGGTCAACGCCGGCCTGCTGGACCGCCAGACGCGGCTCCAGGCGGTGGGACGCCTGGGCGTGGGCCTGGAAAACATAGACCTCGTCCATTGCCGCGGACTGGGGATCGAGGTGATCCCAGCGGTGGGCGCCAACGCCGGCGCGGTCGCCGAGTACGTGGTCTGCACGGCGATGATGATGCTGCGCGGCGACGCCTACCTGTCCAGCCGCGAGGTCGCCCGGGGTGCATGGCCGCGCGCGCGGCTGGTGAACGGCCGGGAAATCGCCGGCAAGACGCTGGGCATCGTCGGCCTGGGATCCGTGGGCCGCGCCACCGCCGCCCTGGCCCGCGCGGTCGGCATGCGGGTTTGCGCCCACGATCCCGCGCTGGACGGCAAGCACGAAGCGTGGCGCGACGTGGCGCGGCACGCCGACCTGGATGCGCTGCTGCGCGCAAGCGATGCGGTTTCCGTGCATGTGCCGCTGCTGGACGCCACCCGCGGCCTGATCGACGCCCGCCGCCTGGCGCTGATGCCGCGCCACGCCGTCCTGGTCAACGTGGCGCGCGGCGGCGTGGTCGACGAGGCCGCCCTGGCCGATGCGCTGCGCGAAGGCACGATCGCCGGCGCGGCCGTCGATGTTTTCGAAGACGAACCCCTGCCCGCGAACTCCGTGTTCGAGGGGGTGCCCAACTTGGTCCTGACGCCGCATATCGCCGGCGTCACGGCCGAGTCCAACACACGTGTGTCATTCGCCATCGCGGACGCCATCGCGCAAAGGCTGCGTGCGAACCGCTAG
- a CDS encoding Bug family tripartite tricarboxylate transporter substrate binding protein, translating into MKIAAWITGCLVALGAVAGAQAADWPDKPVNLIVPYPAGGGVDPVARLVGQKLSERWGQPVVVQNKAGASGSIGAAYVARAKPDGTTIMMSATAEVVINQYIMQQMPYDPEKDLVPVTLAVRLPFVLVTQPNAPYSNVAELLAYAKKHPGGLTYASSGNGTPQHLAAVLLEQLGDVKLTHIPYKGVAPSISALLGGEVNIGFVGLPTGLPHIQSGQLKALAVSGPGTASAAPDIAPVARTQGLEKFDLTQWFGVFVPAGTPDDVVQRIQQDVATVLQMPDVRKVLVAQGAEPSGMPTAEFRAFVEKERNKFSGIVKAGNL; encoded by the coding sequence ATGAAAATCGCTGCATGGATTACCGGCTGCCTGGTCGCGCTGGGCGCGGTCGCGGGCGCACAGGCCGCCGACTGGCCCGACAAGCCGGTCAACCTGATCGTCCCCTATCCCGCGGGGGGCGGCGTGGACCCGGTCGCGCGCCTGGTCGGGCAGAAATTGTCCGAACGCTGGGGCCAGCCCGTGGTCGTGCAGAACAAGGCCGGCGCCAGCGGCTCGATCGGCGCCGCCTATGTGGCCCGCGCCAAGCCGGACGGTACGACCATCATGATGTCGGCGACGGCCGAAGTGGTGATCAACCAGTACATCATGCAGCAGATGCCTTACGACCCGGAAAAGGATCTGGTGCCCGTCACGCTGGCCGTGCGCCTGCCCTTCGTGCTGGTTACCCAGCCCAATGCGCCCTATTCCAACGTGGCGGAACTGCTGGCCTACGCCAAGAAGCATCCCGGCGGCCTGACCTACGCATCGTCGGGCAACGGCACGCCGCAGCACCTCGCGGCGGTCCTGCTGGAACAGTTGGGCGACGTGAAGCTCACCCACATCCCCTACAAGGGCGTGGCGCCGTCGATCAGCGCGCTGCTGGGGGGCGAAGTCAACATCGGATTCGTGGGCCTGCCCACCGGCCTGCCGCATATCCAGTCCGGCCAATTGAAAGCCCTGGCGGTTTCCGGCCCCGGCACTGCTTCCGCGGCGCCCGATATTGCGCCGGTCGCGCGGACCCAGGGCCTGGAGAAGTTCGACCTGACGCAGTGGTTCGGCGTGTTCGTGCCGGCAGGCACGCCCGATGACGTCGTCCAGCGTATCCAGCAGGACGTCGCCACGGTGCTGCAGATGCCCGATGTGCGCAAAGTGCTGGTGGCACAGGGCGCCGAACCCAGCGGCATGCCCACCGCCGAATTCCGCGCCTTCGTCGAGAAGGAACGGAACAAGTTCAGCGGCATCGTCAAGGCGGGAAATCTGTAG